The nucleotide sequence CGTATTGGATATCCAATCCTCCAAAGTTCTTGTTTTACTTGTTCCAAAGCTATTGGACTATAGTAAAGGAAAATGAGCTTTCCCGTGTCAACCTCAAGGTCTATTACCCTAATATCCATAATACGGCTCAGGTTCCGAAGAATCATCATCTTGTCCTTATTAGATATTAGGTTACCAATTTTTGCAATAGCTTTCATAAAGTTTTAGATTTTAAAGATTCCAATAAGTATTAAAATACAACTGAAAATTGTCCTTCGAAATGATACAGATCAGTTAACATGTATTTTAAGATAAATATGGGTTTTAGTTAAAATAAGGTCTCTCCGAAGAGGCATTTTATCATCATATATAGGTCCATCCAAATTGCCCGAAAGGCAGGAGTAATGCCACTTATGACCGATATCATATTTATTATGGGCAATAGCTTTTAGATTTAACCTATAAATAAAGTTACCATGAAAACAATTCTTTACGCTTCCGATCGCACTGAACACTCCTCCCCGGCATTGAAATACGCATATCAATTAAGCCTCCAATTAAAGGCTTCACTGATGGTTCTCTATGTTCATGAAATGGAACAAATTAGGGTTTCCGTTTCCCGGCCAGCGGCGCAAATTGAATACCATGTAATTAAGGAGCAGACCGAAATATTGACCAAGTATTGTGAAAAGCATTTGGGCGTTGCCGTAGATGGCAAAAAGTTACAGGTCGACGTAGTCCATAACGATTCGGTTTCCGATGCCATTTTAGAAAAATCCAAGAATTTTGGAACCGATATGATCATCATAGGGAGAAAGGACAAGCATACGGACCGTGGTCTATTTGTGGGCAATATAGGCAAGGGACTTCAGGAAAAGGTTCCGTGTCCCCTACTCATTATCCCAAATACTGTTGCTGCCAAATCTATAAAAACTATTTTGTATGCTACGGATTTTGAGGAAACCGATATTTTGGCTCTCAAGAAATTGGTCCCAATGTCAAAGGCACTTGGCGCTAAAATACAGATAGTACATATTTCCACTGAAAAAGAATATGCCGGAAAAGAGCAGATGGAGTGGTTTAAGGATATGCTTCGTCAAGAGGTTGACACAGCTGCCATAGACTTCACTTTAATTTTCTCTGACAAGATCCAGGATAAACTTAAAACCCATGCCAAGACCATTGGGGCCGACTTACTGGTACTTTTGGAGCGGGAGGAAAAAGGCTTTTTTCAGAAAATATTCCATATAAGCTTGGTGGCAAAAATGGAGGAACATATCGGCATCCCCTTACTGAGTTATAACGAGCTTAATTTATAGGGACTCCCAGCATTCAGGATTTCCCATAATGAAACTTCCATAAAAAATCCTACAGCATAATAAACTCCCTTAGAGGCCCTGCCTAACTTGGCTTTTTTTGTCAAGTAACACATGGCGATCGGATACTATTATAATCCGAGTTTAAGAAAACAATAACGCTTCCTTTTTTATTTTCTGCCCATATAATTATAATTTCACCTAAAACTAAACATCATGAATGATTTGAAGGGTAAAGTAGCCTATATTACAGGAGGATCCAAAGGAATAGGATTTGGGATAGCGTCCACATTGTTGAAAGCGGGAATGAAAGTGGCCATAAGTAGCAGGCTATTGGAAAATGCCGAAAAAGCCGCCAAAGAACTTGGCCCGGAAGACAAGGTACTAGCCGTTGCCTCGGATGTATCAAAACTTGGGGACGAACAAGCAGCGATTAAAAAGATTTTGGATAAGTGGGGAAAATTGGATGTGATGGTGGCCAATGCAGGAGTTGGACATTTTGCCCCCGTAGATCAAATTTCCGACACGCTATGGCATGAGATGGTAAACACCAACCTAAACGGAGTGTTTCACTCCTTAAAAGCCTCGGTAGAAGCCCTGAAGAAATCCAAAGGCTATTATATTACAGTAGCAAGTTTGGCCGGTACCAATTTCTTTGCCAATGGTGCAGGTTATAACGCCACCAAATTTGGAGTAGTAGGCTTTACCCAAGCTGCCATGTTGGATCTAAGACCTTATGACATTAAGGTTTCTACCATAATGCCAGGTTCCGTGGCCACTAATTTTAATGGTCATGAACCTTCCAAAGAAGATGCCTGGAAGATACAGCCAGAAGATATTGGTGAGCTGGTTTTAGACCTCTTGAACATGAATCCAAGGACCTTGCCCAGTAAGATTGAGGTAAGACCTACCCGACCCGATAAAAAATAGGGCTAAACCTCTTTTTCTGTAAATGGTAACTCCGGATTACCAATTTCAAATATTAAAGATTTAATAGATTCCATAAATTGGGCAATAGTATCTTGGGTAATGGAATTATCCTTGTTTCTACTGCCCTTTTTTTCTTTTACGGCAAATTTGAGCAGACCAGAACCTAAATTTTTAAAGGAAATAATCCCCGCTTCTATATTACCAATAGGTTTACTGTTGTTGTACATTATTGCATAACACAGTAATTGAAAGGCTTTGCTGTAATTGTAGTCCGTAATGACATCCTCCCAGTCAACAATTTCCACTTGGGAACTGGTTACATTTCCCGTTTTATAGTCGATAATTC is from Arenibacter algicola and encodes:
- a CDS encoding universal stress protein — encoded protein: MKTILYASDRTEHSSPALKYAYQLSLQLKASLMVLYVHEMEQIRVSVSRPAAQIEYHVIKEQTEILTKYCEKHLGVAVDGKKLQVDVVHNDSVSDAILEKSKNFGTDMIIIGRKDKHTDRGLFVGNIGKGLQEKVPCPLLIIPNTVAAKSIKTILYATDFEETDILALKKLVPMSKALGAKIQIVHISTEKEYAGKEQMEWFKDMLRQEVDTAAIDFTLIFSDKIQDKLKTHAKTIGADLLVLLEREEKGFFQKIFHISLVAKMEEHIGIPLLSYNELNL
- a CDS encoding SDR family oxidoreductase, yielding MNDLKGKVAYITGGSKGIGFGIASTLLKAGMKVAISSRLLENAEKAAKELGPEDKVLAVASDVSKLGDEQAAIKKILDKWGKLDVMVANAGVGHFAPVDQISDTLWHEMVNTNLNGVFHSLKASVEALKKSKGYYITVASLAGTNFFANGAGYNATKFGVVGFTQAAMLDLRPYDIKVSTIMPGSVATNFNGHEPSKEDAWKIQPEDIGELVLDLLNMNPRTLPSKIEVRPTRPDKK